One segment of Streptomyces bathyalis DNA contains the following:
- a CDS encoding carbohydrate ABC transporter permease encodes MTAVSAAQPEPAVDSPKPSVPKGQQKKTSVASRLVTLTGHWAVRLGLVIIALLWLMPTAGLLSSSLRSPENISLSGWWEIFDLNSSFPWVLDAGQFSTANYDALLANDVVTGSLFTTMMITIPSTVTVVVIGALAGYAFAWLDFPGRDWFFLLVVGLLVVPVQVALIPIAKLFNALGLFETTVGVVIFHTAFGLPFAIFLLRNFFGEIPRELLEAARLDGAGEVRLFTRVVMPLGGPAIASLGIFQFLWVWNDMLVALIFADSGNPPITVALQQQVRQFGNNIDVLAPGAFVSMVIPLIVFFAFQRQFVSGMMAGAVK; translated from the coding sequence ATGACCGCGGTCAGTGCGGCCCAACCCGAACCCGCCGTCGACTCCCCGAAGCCTTCGGTGCCCAAGGGCCAGCAGAAGAAGACCTCCGTCGCCTCCCGGCTGGTCACCCTGACCGGCCACTGGGCGGTGCGGCTGGGCCTGGTCATCATCGCGCTCCTGTGGCTGATGCCCACGGCGGGTCTGCTGAGTTCGTCGCTGCGCAGCCCGGAGAACATCTCCCTCTCCGGCTGGTGGGAGATCTTCGACCTCAACTCCAGCTTCCCCTGGGTGCTGGACGCCGGTCAGTTCTCGACGGCGAACTACGACGCCCTGCTCGCCAACGACGTGGTCACGGGCTCGCTCTTCACCACGATGATGATCACGATCCCGTCCACGGTGACCGTCGTCGTCATCGGCGCACTCGCCGGATACGCCTTCGCCTGGCTGGACTTCCCCGGCCGCGACTGGTTCTTCCTGCTGGTCGTGGGACTGCTCGTGGTCCCGGTGCAGGTGGCTCTGATTCCGATCGCCAAGCTGTTCAACGCCCTGGGGCTCTTCGAGACCACGGTGGGTGTGGTCATCTTCCACACAGCCTTCGGTCTGCCGTTCGCGATCTTCCTTCTCCGGAACTTCTTCGGTGAGATCCCGCGCGAACTGCTGGAGGCGGCCCGTCTCGACGGCGCCGGAGAGGTCCGGCTCTTCACCCGCGTGGTCATGCCTCTGGGCGGTCCCGCCATCGCCTCGCTGGGCATCTTCCAGTTCCTGTGGGTGTGGAACGACATGCTGGTCGCTCTGATCTTCGCCGACTCCGGAAATCCGCCGATCACGGTGGCTCTCCAGCAGCAGGTCCGCCAGTTCGGCAACAACATCGACGTGCTGGCGCCGGGCGCCTTCGTGTCGATGGTCATCCCGCTGATCGTCTTCTTCGCGTTCCAGCGTCAGTTCGTCTCGGGCATGATGGCCGGCGCCGTGAAGTAG
- a CDS encoding carbohydrate ABC transporter permease produces the protein MRARPGIAFAFLMPALVLLGALVVYPILYSVFRSTFDASGSSFVGFGNYATIFTDEDNLTALKNNLVWIIVVPSVCTALGLIFAVLTERVRWGTAFKLIIFMPMAISMLASGIIFKLVYEQDPDKGVANAVWVGVHDTFAESSAWPGARPRPNAELAKSGGGAFTTKSSVSAADPANLALVGVPPKDVAGAAGAKSAPPAKSGGVSGTVWLDFAPGGAGKPDVIDGKEKALKGIKVEAVKGGKVVGKAETAADGTFSLPSAADGAKLRLPASNFAAPYNGVDWLGSTLVTPSIIGSYVWMWAGFAMVLIAAGLAGVPRELLEAARVDGANEWQVFRKITVPVLAPVLGVVIVTLMINVMKIFDLVYVIAPSASQKDANVLALELYLSSFGTKSNQGVGSAIAVILLLLVVPVMVVNIRRLRRESRR, from the coding sequence ATGCGCGCGAGGCCCGGGATCGCCTTCGCGTTCCTGATGCCCGCGCTGGTGCTGCTGGGTGCACTCGTCGTCTACCCGATCCTGTACTCGGTCTTCCGCAGCACCTTCGACGCCTCCGGATCGAGCTTCGTCGGATTCGGCAACTACGCCACGATCTTCACCGACGAAGACAACCTGACGGCGCTCAAGAACAACCTCGTCTGGATCATCGTCGTCCCGTCCGTCTGCACGGCTCTCGGTCTGATCTTCGCCGTGCTGACCGAACGGGTGCGGTGGGGCACGGCGTTCAAGCTCATCATCTTCATGCCGATGGCGATCTCCATGCTCGCCTCGGGCATCATCTTCAAGCTCGTGTACGAGCAGGACCCGGACAAGGGCGTCGCCAACGCCGTCTGGGTCGGAGTGCACGACACCTTCGCCGAGTCCTCCGCCTGGCCCGGCGCCCGTCCCCGGCCCAACGCCGAGCTGGCCAAGTCCGGCGGCGGCGCCTTCACCACCAAGTCGTCGGTGTCCGCGGCCGATCCGGCCAACCTCGCGCTGGTCGGCGTGCCGCCGAAGGACGTGGCCGGTGCGGCCGGCGCCAAGTCGGCACCGCCCGCCAAGTCCGGCGGTGTCAGCGGCACCGTCTGGCTCGACTTCGCCCCCGGTGGCGCCGGCAAGCCGGACGTCATCGACGGGAAGGAGAAGGCGCTCAAGGGCATCAAGGTCGAGGCGGTCAAGGGCGGCAAGGTCGTCGGCAAGGCCGAGACCGCGGCCGACGGCACGTTCTCGCTGCCTTCGGCGGCCGACGGCGCCAAACTCCGCCTGCCCGCCTCGAACTTCGCCGCTCCGTACAACGGCGTCGACTGGCTCGGTTCGACCCTGGTGACCCCCTCCATCATCGGTTCCTACGTGTGGATGTGGGCGGGCTTCGCCATGGTCCTGATCGCGGCCGGACTCGCGGGCGTGCCACGTGAGTTGCTGGAGGCCGCGAGGGTCGACGGCGCGAACGAGTGGCAGGTCTTCCGCAAGATCACCGTGCCGGTACTGGCTCCGGTCCTCGGTGTCGTCATCGTCACGTTGATGATCAACGTGATGAAGATCTTCGACCTCGTCTACGTCATCGCCCCGAGCGCGAGCCAGAAGGACGCCAACGTCCTCGCTCTCGAGCTGTATCTCTCGTCATTCGGCACGAAGTCGAACCAGGGTGTGGGCAGTGCCATCGCCGTCATCCTGCTGCTCCTCGTGGTACCGGTGATGGTCGTCAACATCCGCCGCCTGCGAAGGGAGTCACGCCGATGA
- a CDS encoding ABC transporter substrate-binding protein: MRKTVRATGASGTRSNTSIFSKTGTRSAARGAVALCAVAALSLTAACGGGGSDDKGEGGGASQADKETVKLPKLKGQKLQVAAVWTGDEQKNFEKVLQAFEKRTGAEVKFTPTGDNVESFLGSKIEGGAPPNVALLPQVGVLKQFADKGWLKPLDEGTKAEMAKNFSKGWQDLGAVDGKQYGLYFKAASKSLIWYNTAAYKNAGVGEAKTWDEFIKNSQTIADSGVDPVAVGGGDGWPLTDWFENIYLSQAGPEKYDKLAEHKIKWTDPSVKKALTTLAELFGKKELLAGGNKGALQTDFPTSVSKAFDSTDSPSAASVFEGDFVGINIAKDTKAKIGKDAKVYPFPSVGGDAPVITGGDAAVVLKEGKASNALMTFLASPEAAAVWAQEGGFLSPNKELANSAYPNSAQREIAKSLVAAGDDFRFDMSDQAPAAFGGTKGEGEWKALQDFLKNPKDVAGTQSALEASAAKVFKD, from the coding sequence ATGCGTAAAACGGTCCGTGCGACGGGTGCATCAGGCACCAGGAGCAACACCAGCATCTTCAGCAAGACCGGCACCAGGTCGGCTGCACGTGGCGCGGTAGCGCTCTGCGCCGTCGCCGCTCTGTCGCTCACGGCCGCCTGCGGTGGCGGCGGCAGCGACGACAAGGGGGAGGGCGGTGGCGCCTCCCAGGCGGACAAGGAGACCGTCAAGCTGCCCAAGCTCAAGGGTCAGAAGCTTCAAGTCGCCGCCGTGTGGACGGGCGACGAGCAGAAGAACTTCGAGAAGGTTCTTCAGGCCTTCGAGAAGCGGACCGGTGCCGAGGTGAAGTTCACCCCCACCGGCGACAACGTCGAGTCCTTCCTCGGCTCCAAGATCGAGGGCGGTGCGCCGCCCAACGTCGCGCTGCTGCCGCAGGTCGGCGTGCTCAAGCAGTTCGCTGACAAGGGCTGGCTGAAGCCCCTCGACGAGGGCACCAAGGCCGAGATGGCGAAGAACTTCTCCAAGGGCTGGCAGGACCTCGGCGCCGTCGACGGCAAGCAGTACGGCTTGTACTTCAAGGCCGCCAGCAAGTCCCTGATCTGGTACAACACCGCCGCCTACAAGAACGCGGGCGTGGGCGAGGCGAAGACCTGGGACGAGTTCATCAAGAACTCCCAGACCATCGCCGACTCCGGTGTCGATCCGGTCGCCGTCGGCGGCGGCGACGGCTGGCCGCTCACGGACTGGTTCGAGAACATCTACCTCTCGCAGGCGGGCCCCGAGAAGTACGACAAGCTCGCCGAGCACAAGATCAAGTGGACCGACCCCTCGGTGAAGAAGGCGCTCACCACCCTCGCCGAGCTGTTCGGGAAGAAGGAGCTGCTCGCCGGCGGCAACAAGGGCGCGCTGCAGACCGACTTCCCCACGTCCGTCTCGAAGGCCTTCGACTCGACCGACAGCCCGAGTGCGGCGAGCGTCTTCGAGGGTGACTTCGTCGGCATCAACATCGCCAAGGACACCAAGGCGAAGATCGGCAAGGACGCCAAGGTCTACCCGTTCCCGTCGGTCGGCGGTGACGCCCCGGTCATCACGGGTGGCGACGCCGCTGTGGTGCTGAAGGAGGGCAAGGCCAGCAATGCCCTGATGACCTTCCTCGCCTCGCCCGAGGCCGCCGCCGTCTGGGCGCAGGAGGGCGGATTCCTCTCGCCCAACAAGGAGCTGGCGAACTCCGCGTACCCGAACTCCGCTCAGCGGGAGATCGCCAAGTCACTGGTCGCGGCGGGCGACGACTTCCGCTTCGACATGTCCGACCAGGCCCCGGCCGCCTTCGGCGGCACCAAGGGCGAGGGCGAGTGGAAGGCCCTGCAGGACTTCCTGAAGAACCCGAAGGACGTCGCCGGCACGCAGAGCGCCCTCGAGGCGTCCGCGGCCAAGGTCTTCAAGGACTGA
- a CDS encoding FtsK/SpoIIIE domain-containing protein, with the protein MQIRLTVTLGPRASAPGAAGAAGAPSGAAACDVLVTAPAGTPLSAVTGGLVSTAAAAIGGSAPGGTVPGQGGAAEPTADSAAAVYAGTERLDPHRQMLGEPPLLDGAVVSLHGPAAMPALAAYGSARARLHVISGPDAGGIHLLQGGKVSLGRSAEADVPLDDPDVSRLHCAVTVSDGGAVTVADLGSTNGTTLDGAPVGGQPVLFRPGSTLRVGESALRVETSPPGGPPDFGVAEGRKSATPLPVSLPTQPDGNGQLRLTASGTGPAGPRGEREGASALRAREQAAEGLAEGSAGTAHGYAPGGPLPDGSTTHGSGIAQHTRYAEQFTPGASGAEPGRARPRGLGAWARRFAGGQQGEGREVPFTGAPGSATGPGAASAPGGDGSAEAPSEDERRPDPATILLTALGPGPRLWEREPGHPEALTVRIGTAQRGDGRPGAPVTVGLREAGALGLAGPRPRLMGLARSVLAQLAALHGPSSLEMVLISADRSRDAEDRIREWSWLGWLPHLRPAHGQNCRLLTAYDRDQAAARTAELTHRLDESRQQAGHTEGRSGSGPYTLLIVDGDPGSASLRDAVARLASEGPRAGIHLLCLAETPAATPSSPVSETVRAAYATSAAFRECGALALLSGAVATAVRVVRRDSAAPGVPEAPGATTAAGTPGTVCTLDAVSAAWAERFARAVAPLRESEGTSDRTGSAARSVVTLPRSSRLLDELGLARATPAALLARWAEPGGSDAAGGKTVPPAGRAALVFGAGPRGPLEAELGLTHGHALVTGRPGSGKTELLCSLAASLAVGSPPDRLRLVLLDGDGGADGLHTCLELPHARHHLSANDVGLMREFAQSISGELKRRAELFGPEGTYEGFTRQVARSGHRLGAQQRRRAQPAGAADPGPVSDPHDEPGTLRLRTQTGPAAGGCADEPADATTSNAGAIVQHLDAQSVSLPRIVILVDDFDTLVDPSLGNPGRPAAGSVMRALEGVAKDGARLGMHVVAASGRPDRTAATAVAQAATLHAELTWQGGGEGTGGEDVVPGRGLLIEAGGTATAFQAGRITGRIPRTATQRPTVVPLDWTRAGDPPTRRPVRELGNGPTDLALLASAVGRAAQSLGVDRQESGTPAANTSRSGQDEVLES; encoded by the coding sequence ATGCAGATCCGGCTGACTGTCACCCTCGGGCCGCGCGCGAGCGCCCCGGGTGCGGCTGGCGCGGCGGGTGCGCCGAGCGGGGCCGCAGCGTGCGACGTGCTGGTCACCGCGCCGGCCGGGACGCCGCTGTCCGCCGTGACGGGCGGTCTCGTCTCCACGGCCGCTGCCGCGATCGGCGGCTCGGCTCCCGGCGGCACCGTGCCGGGGCAGGGCGGCGCAGCGGAGCCGACGGCGGATTCGGCTGCGGCGGTGTACGCGGGCACGGAGCGCCTCGATCCGCACCGTCAGATGCTGGGCGAACCCCCGCTCCTCGACGGTGCCGTGGTCTCTCTGCACGGCCCCGCGGCCATGCCGGCCCTCGCGGCCTACGGCTCGGCCAGGGCCCGGCTGCACGTGATCTCGGGCCCGGACGCAGGCGGCATACACCTCCTCCAGGGCGGAAAGGTCAGCCTCGGCCGCTCGGCCGAGGCCGACGTTCCGCTGGACGACCCGGACGTCTCCCGGCTGCACTGCGCGGTGACGGTCTCCGACGGCGGTGCCGTCACGGTCGCCGATCTGGGCTCCACCAACGGCACGACGCTGGACGGTGCGCCCGTCGGCGGCCAACCGGTGCTCTTCCGTCCCGGTTCGACGCTGCGCGTCGGGGAGTCGGCGCTGCGCGTAGAGACGTCGCCGCCGGGTGGCCCCCCGGACTTCGGCGTGGCTGAGGGCCGCAAGAGCGCCACACCCCTGCCCGTCTCCCTCCCGACGCAGCCGGACGGGAACGGGCAGTTGCGCCTGACGGCGTCCGGTACGGGCCCGGCCGGTCCGCGGGGCGAACGTGAGGGTGCCTCCGCACTGCGGGCCCGTGAGCAAGCCGCAGAGGGCCTTGCGGAGGGTTCAGCGGGAACCGCCCACGGATACGCGCCGGGCGGCCCCCTGCCCGACGGCAGCACCACGCACGGCTCGGGCATCGCACAACACACCCGCTACGCAGAGCAGTTCACGCCCGGCGCCTCCGGTGCGGAGCCGGGGCGTGCGCGCCCCAGGGGGCTGGGCGCGTGGGCCCGGCGGTTCGCGGGCGGTCAGCAGGGCGAGGGGCGCGAGGTTCCGTTCACGGGTGCGCCGGGCTCCGCCACGGGTCCCGGTGCGGCGTCCGCACCCGGCGGTGACGGCTCCGCCGAGGCACCGTCCGAGGACGAGCGCCGCCCCGACCCCGCCACGATCCTGCTGACCGCGCTCGGCCCCGGTCCTCGGCTCTGGGAGCGCGAGCCCGGTCATCCGGAGGCGCTGACCGTACGGATCGGCACGGCCCAGCGGGGCGACGGCCGCCCCGGCGCACCGGTCACCGTCGGCCTGCGTGAAGCGGGCGCCCTCGGCCTCGCGGGGCCGCGCCCGCGCCTGATGGGCCTGGCCCGTTCGGTGCTGGCGCAGCTCGCCGCCCTCCACGGGCCGAGCAGCCTGGAGATGGTGCTGATCTCGGCCGACCGCTCGCGTGACGCCGAGGACCGCATCCGGGAGTGGTCCTGGCTGGGCTGGCTGCCCCATCTGCGTCCGGCGCACGGGCAGAACTGCCGCCTGCTGACCGCCTACGACCGGGACCAGGCGGCGGCGCGCACAGCCGAACTCACCCACCGGCTCGACGAGTCACGCCAACAGGCCGGGCACACCGAAGGCCGCTCCGGCTCCGGTCCGTACACCTTGCTCATCGTCGACGGCGATCCCGGGTCGGCCTCCCTGCGTGACGCGGTGGCGCGGCTCGCCTCCGAGGGCCCGCGGGCCGGTATCCATCTGCTCTGCCTCGCGGAGACACCCGCCGCGACGCCCTCCTCCCCCGTCTCCGAGACGGTCCGGGCGGCGTACGCCACATCTGCCGCGTTCCGTGAATGCGGTGCGCTCGCCCTGCTCAGCGGCGCGGTCGCGACGGCGGTGCGGGTGGTACGCCGGGACAGCGCGGCCCCGGGGGTCCCGGAAGCCCCGGGCGCGACGACGGCGGCGGGCACCCCCGGCACCGTCTGCACCCTGGATGCCGTCTCGGCCGCCTGGGCGGAACGCTTCGCGCGGGCCGTGGCTCCGCTGCGGGAGTCCGAGGGCACCAGTGACCGCACGGGCTCGGCGGCACGGTCCGTCGTGACGCTCCCCCGCAGCTCCCGGCTCCTCGACGAACTGGGCCTCGCCCGCGCCACCCCCGCGGCGCTGCTCGCGCGCTGGGCCGAACCGGGCGGGAGCGACGCGGCGGGCGGGAAGACGGTCCCGCCGGCCGGCCGCGCCGCCCTGGTCTTCGGCGCGGGGCCGCGCGGTCCGCTGGAGGCGGAGCTGGGTCTCACACATGGGCACGCCCTCGTCACGGGGCGACCGGGATCCGGCAAGACCGAGCTGCTGTGCTCGCTCGCCGCGTCCTTGGCCGTCGGCAGCCCGCCCGACCGCCTCCGGCTCGTCCTCCTCGACGGTGACGGCGGAGCCGACGGTCTGCACACATGCCTGGAGCTGCCCCACGCCCGGCACCATCTGTCGGCCAATGACGTGGGCCTCATGCGCGAGTTCGCCCAGTCGATCAGCGGAGAGCTCAAGCGGCGCGCGGAGTTGTTCGGCCCGGAGGGCACGTACGAGGGGTTCACGCGCCAAGTCGCCCGCTCGGGGCACAGGTTGGGCGCGCAGCAGCGTCGCAGGGCGCAGCCCGCCGGCGCCGCCGACCCGGGCCCCGTGAGCGATCCGCACGACGAACCGGGCACGCTCCGACTCCGCACGCAGACCGGCCCCGCGGCGGGCGGCTGCGCGGACGAGCCGGCCGACGCCACGACCAGCAATGCCGGCGCGATCGTTCAACACTTGGACGCACAGTCTGTTTCTCTCCCCAGAATCGTCATCCTTGTCGACGACTTCGACACACTCGTCGACCCCTCCCTCGGCAACCCGGGACGCCCGGCCGCGGGTTCGGTGATGCGCGCCCTGGAGGGCGTGGCGAAGGACGGAGCCCGCCTCGGGATGCACGTCGTGGCGGCGAGCGGCCGGCCCGACCGTACGGCGGCGACAGCGGTCGCCCAGGCGGCCACGCTGCACGCCGAGCTGACCTGGCAGGGCGGCGGCGAAGGCACGGGCGGCGAGGACGTGGTCCCCGGCCGCGGCTTGCTCATCGAGGCCGGCGGCACGGCAACGGCCTTCCAGGCGGGCCGTATCACGGGCCGTATCCCGCGCACGGCGACGCAGCGTCCGACGGTCGTCCCGCTGGACTGGACGCGCGCGGGAGACCCGCCGACGCGGCGCCCCGTAAGGGAGCTGGGCAACGGCCCGACGGACCTCGCTCTGCTCGCGAGCGCGGTCGGCCGGGCGGCGCAGTCTCTCGGGGTGGACCGACAGGAATCGGGCACACCCGCTGCGAACACATCACGGAGTGGTCAAGATGAGGTTCTTGAAAGCTGA
- a CDS encoding serine/threonine-protein kinase: protein MRPVGSKYLLEEPLGRGATGTVWRARQRETAGAEAAVAGQPGETVAIKVLKEELANDPDVVMRFLRERSVLLRLTHHNIVRTRDLVVEGDLLALVMDLIDGPDLHRYLRENGPFAPVAAALVTAQVADALAASHSDGVVHRDLKPANVLLANGPEGMRPMLTDFGIARLADSPGLTRTQEFVGTPSYVAPEAAQGQPQTSAVDIYGAGILLYELASGQPPFAGGSALEVIHRHLGEEPARPPSMPDPLWTVVERCLRKRPEERPSAVSLANALRTVASGIGAGATPEQAAAAMGVAGLLAPDPAPASVPETGTGQGGAAAAAGGAVAGAAAGAAAGAVAGSADPTQVMPNSPAAQAQAQGAGGGQYDPNAATSYMPQSAGQGSGGQGGQGGQGGQGPNADPTQVMPPVPGAPPPPAQSPDVGGPDGPHPWESQMRAARDRNEQTQVQPLDPSMDPLRRRPHRQAPPQQPPPGRRQPPPPEYYGQQQRRPAQPPPRRYEPEPPPRREPRPPREPRQRSANPMRIPGLGCLKGCLFMIVLLVVAAVLVWNLTPLPEWWEQGKSFWESVQNTVDKIGNLIDSAPQ, encoded by the coding sequence GTGCGGCCTGTAGGCAGCAAGTACCTGCTCGAGGAACCGCTGGGCCGCGGCGCCACCGGGACCGTGTGGCGGGCGAGGCAGCGGGAGACAGCGGGCGCGGAAGCGGCCGTCGCCGGTCAGCCGGGCGAAACGGTTGCGATCAAGGTCCTCAAGGAGGAGCTGGCCAACGACCCTGATGTGGTCATGCGCTTCCTGCGGGAGCGCTCCGTCCTGCTCCGGCTCACCCATCACAACATCGTCCGCACGCGCGACCTCGTCGTGGAGGGAGACCTCCTCGCCCTGGTGATGGACCTGATCGACGGGCCCGACCTCCACCGCTACCTGCGCGAGAACGGCCCGTTCGCGCCGGTGGCCGCCGCGCTGGTGACGGCCCAGGTCGCCGACGCGCTAGCCGCGAGCCACTCCGACGGTGTCGTGCACCGGGATCTCAAGCCGGCCAACGTACTTCTGGCCAACGGCCCAGAGGGCATGCGCCCCATGCTCACGGACTTCGGCATCGCGCGGCTCGCCGATTCGCCGGGGCTCACACGCACTCAGGAGTTCGTCGGCACGCCCTCGTACGTGGCGCCCGAGGCGGCCCAGGGCCAGCCCCAGACCTCCGCAGTCGACATCTACGGCGCGGGCATCCTGCTGTACGAGCTGGCGAGCGGTCAGCCGCCCTTCGCCGGAGGCTCGGCGCTCGAGGTGATCCACCGTCACCTGGGCGAGGAGCCGGCGCGCCCGCCGAGCATGCCCGACCCGCTGTGGACGGTGGTGGAGCGCTGCCTGCGCAAGCGCCCGGAGGAGCGGCCCAGCGCCGTGAGCCTGGCGAACGCGCTCCGCACGGTCGCGTCCGGCATCGGCGCCGGGGCCACGCCCGAGCAGGCGGCGGCCGCGATGGGTGTCGCCGGGCTGCTCGCACCCGACCCGGCTCCGGCTTCGGTGCCCGAGACCGGCACGGGCCAGGGCGGCGCTGCCGCTGCCGCCGGTGGTGCGGTCGCCGGAGCGGCGGCCGGTGCCGCCGCGGGCGCGGTCGCGGGGAGCGCGGACCCCACGCAGGTGATGCCGAACTCCCCGGCCGCGCAGGCGCAGGCCCAGGGAGCCGGCGGTGGTCAGTACGACCCGAACGCCGCCACCAGCTACATGCCGCAGTCCGCCGGTCAGGGTTCGGGCGGTCAGGGCGGTCAGGGCGGTCAGGGCGGCCAGGGCCCGAACGCGGACCCGACGCAGGTCATGCCGCCCGTGCCCGGGGCACCGCCCCCGCCCGCGCAGTCTCCCGACGTCGGAGGGCCCGACGGTCCGCACCCCTGGGAGAGCCAGATGCGTGCGGCCCGGGACCGCAACGAGCAGACGCAGGTCCAGCCGCTCGACCCGAGCATGGATCCGCTGCGTCGCCGTCCCCACCGCCAGGCGCCGCCGCAGCAGCCGCCCCCCGGCCGCCGTCAGCCCCCGCCGCCGGAGTACTACGGCCAGCAGCAGCGGCGTCCCGCGCAGCCGCCTCCGCGGCGTTACGAACCGGAGCCCCCGCCGCGACGGGAGCCCCGGCCCCCGCGCGAGCCGCGGCAGCGCAGCGCGAACCCGATGCGCATTCCCGGACTCGGCTGCCTCAAGGGCTGCCTGTTCATGATCGTGCTGTTGGTCGTGGCGGCCGTGCTGGTGTGGAATCTCACTCCGCTTCCCGAGTGGTGGGAACAGGGCAAGAGTTTCTGGGAGTCGGTCCAGAACACCGTCGACAAGATCGGGAATCTGATCGACAGTGCTCCCCAATAG
- a CDS encoding serine/threonine-protein kinase has translation MARKIGSRYTAHQILGRGSAGTVWLGEGPDGPVAIKLLREDLASDGDLVERFVQERSALLCLDHPSVVGVRDLVVDGNDLALVMQLVRGTDLRTRLEHDRRIAPQPAVAIAADIADGLAAAHAAGIVHRDVKPENVLLDALAPAGPGGAPPALLTDFGVAKLIDSPRTTRATSIIGTPDYLAPEIVEGLPPRASVDIYALATVLYELLAGFTPFGGGHPGAVLRRHVTESVAPLPGIPDELWLLIHQCLAKAPASRLRAVEVASRLRELLPDLEGLPTLDIDEQPEEAYESYEYGDQDGPYGGDGSGETRGGGASTGRHGRASAAGGHGGGPGAAHGHDGGAHSRSGRAAVPLVHSGAGPDSNRDTHTSMRVPGADELAGGAHGTARTPRPAGEPRAGSARNRLSAAAMRRRRIKLSAGAAVIAAVAGVGGWLAASGDDGETTQPAPAVEHPEEP, from the coding sequence ATGGCACGGAAGATCGGCAGCCGGTACACCGCTCACCAGATCCTGGGCCGCGGCAGCGCCGGCACGGTGTGGCTCGGCGAAGGCCCCGACGGTCCCGTCGCGATCAAGCTCCTGCGCGAGGACCTCGCCTCGGACGGGGATCTGGTGGAGCGGTTCGTGCAGGAGCGCAGCGCCCTGCTCTGCCTGGACCACCCGAGCGTGGTCGGCGTCCGAGACCTCGTCGTCGACGGCAACGACCTCGCTCTCGTCATGCAGCTGGTCCGCGGCACGGATCTGCGTACGCGCCTCGAGCACGACCGCCGCATCGCGCCGCAGCCCGCGGTCGCGATCGCGGCTGACATCGCGGACGGCCTGGCGGCGGCGCACGCGGCCGGCATCGTCCACAGGGATGTCAAGCCGGAGAACGTGCTGCTGGACGCGCTGGCCCCGGCCGGTCCCGGCGGTGCGCCGCCCGCGTTGCTCACGGACTTCGGCGTGGCCAAGCTGATCGACTCGCCCCGCACGACGCGGGCCACGTCGATCATCGGCACCCCCGACTACCTGGCGCCGGAGATCGTGGAGGGCCTGCCGCCGCGCGCCTCCGTCGACATATACGCGCTGGCCACCGTCCTCTACGAGCTCCTCGCGGGCTTCACGCCGTTCGGCGGCGGACATCCCGGTGCGGTGCTGCGCCGCCACGTCACCGAGTCGGTGGCGCCGCTGCCCGGCATCCCGGACGAACTGTGGCTGCTGATCCACCAGTGCCTGGCCAAGGCCCCCGCTTCGCGGCTGCGCGCCGTCGAGGTGGCTTCGCGGCTGCGCGAGCTGCTGCCCGATCTGGAGGGGCTGCCGACGCTCGACATCGACGAACAGCCCGAGGAGGCCTACGAGTCCTACGAGTACGGGGACCAGGACGGCCCGTACGGAGGTGACGGCTCCGGCGAGACCCGCGGCGGCGGCGCATCGACCGGCAGGCACGGGCGTGCGTCCGCAGCGGGCGGGCACGGCGGCGGCCCGGGCGCCGCTCACGGCCACGACGGCGGTGCGCACTCGCGCTCCGGCCGCGCCGCGGTGCCGCTGGTGCACAGCGGCGCGGGCCCCGACTCCAACCGCGACACCCACACGAGCATGCGGGTGCCCGGCGCCGACGAGCTGGCGGGAGGCGCCCACGGCACGGCCCGCACCCCCCGCCCGGCGGGCGAGCCGCGTGCGGGCTCGGCGCGTAACCGTCTCTCCGCGGCAGCGATGCGGCGGCGGCGCATCAAGCTGAGCGCCGGGGCCGCGGTGATCGCGGCGGTGGCGGGTGTGGGCGGCTGGCTCGCGGCCTCCGGCGACGACGGCGAGACCACGCAGCCGGCGCCCGCGGTCGAACATCCCGAGGAGCCCTGA